From one Perca flavescens isolate YP-PL-M2 chromosome 4, PFLA_1.0, whole genome shotgun sequence genomic stretch:
- the stimate gene encoding LOW QUALITY PROTEIN: store-operated calcium entry regulator STIMATE (The sequence of the model RefSeq protein was modified relative to this genomic sequence to represent the inferred CDS: substituted 1 base at 1 genomic stop codon) — MAAVSGINMLSQVGDVSLSGPGMAGLPAVSFTNTSASPTPGTDNRGCENGALMDSFGIFLQGLLAVVAFSTLMLKRFREPKHERRPWRIWFLDTSKQAIGMLFIHFANVYLSDLTEEDPCSLYLINFLLDASLGMLLIYAGVRAVSAIVEWRQWDSLRFGEYGEPVQCTAWLGQCILYILIMMFEKVLIMLVLLIPQWKKLALLNPIENPDLELAIVMLIVPFFINALMFWVVDNFLMKKHRTKAKLEEREEDSRGNGKVRYRRALSHDDSESEILFSADDEMDDSDEDDVRRLTGLKTVKKKKLRMGIPVXAPAEVKKKKRPPMKEEDLKGARSKLGLKGEVKSKTYEVMVECERMGKVAPSVFSGVRTGTETALGKPAAAKAPGASVFSK; from the exons ATGGCTGCCGTTAGTGGTATTAACATGTTGTCTCAGGTCGGAGACGTGTCACTGTCAGGTCCAGGAATGGCAGGACTGCCTGCTGTGTCCTTTACCAACACGTCGGCCAGCCCGACGCCAGGTACTGATAACCGGGGGTGCGAGAATGGCGCCTTGATGGACTCGTTTGGGATTTTCCTGCAAGGACTTCTGGCTGTAGTGGCTTTCAGCACGCTGATGT TAAAACGCTTCAGGGAGCCAAAACATGAGAGGAGACCCTGGAGGATCTG GTTTCTGGACACCTCAAAACAGGCCATTGGGATGCTGTTTATCCACTTTGCTAATGTCTACTTGTCTGACCTCACAGAGGAGGATCCTTGTTCACT ATATCTCATCAACTTCCTGTTGGATGCTTCTCTGGGCATGTTGCTGATCTATGCTGGGGTGAGAGCTGTCAGTGCTATTGTAGAGTGGAGGCAGTGGGACTCTCTGCGTTTTGGAGAATATG gtgagcCAGTGCAGTGCACAGCGTGGTTGGGCCAGTGTATCCTCTACATCCTCATCATGATGTTTGAGAAAGTCCTTATCATGCTGGTCCTCCTCATCCCCCAGTGGAAGaag CTGGCTCTCCTCAACCCCATAGAGAATCCTGACCTGGAACTGGCTATTGTCATGCTCATCGTTCCGTTCTTCATCAAC GCCCTCATGTTCTGGGTGGTAGATAATTTCCTAATGAAGAAGCACAGGACAAAAGCAAaactggaggagagagaggaggattcACGAGGGAACGGCAAGGTGCGCTACAGACGAGCTCTGTCCCATGATGACTCAGAGTCGGAG ATCCTTTTCTCGGCAGACGATGAAATGGATGATTCGGATGAAGACGATGTTCGCCGGCTTACTGGCCTGAAGACGGTTAAGAAGAAGAAGCTTCGCATGGGGATCCCTGTTTGAGCT CCAGCagaagtgaagaagaagaaacgtCCCCCGATGAAGGAGGAGGACCTGAAAGGAGCCCGCAGTAAGCTGGGACTGAAGGGCGAGGTCAAGAGTAAGACCTATGAGGTCATGGTGGAGTGTG AACGTATGGGCAAAGTGGCTCCGTCTGTGTTCAGCGGTGTGAGGACGGGGACAGAGACGGCCCTGGGCAAGCCGGCTGCTGCCAAAGCTCCTGGAGCCAGTGTGTTCAGCAAGTAG